The Streptomyces agglomeratus genome includes the window GTCGGCGACCTTCGAGGGCGACGCCGGGTTCGGGTCGGCGACCTTCCAGCGCGACGCCGGGTTCTGGTCGGCGACCTTCGAGGACTACGCCGACTTCGAGTCGGCGACCTTCGAGGGCGACGCCGGGTTCAGGTCGGCGACTTTCCAGGGCGGCGCCGGGTTCGGGTCGGCGACTTTCCAGGGCGGCGCCGACTTCGGGTCGGCGACCTTCGAGGGCGACGCCGGGTTCAGGTCGGCGACCTTCGAGGGCGGCGCCGACTTCGAGTCGGCGACTTTCCAGGGCGGCGCCGGGTTCTGGTCGGCGACCTTCCAGGACTACGCCATGTTCGGGTCGGCGACCTTCCAGGACTACGCCATGTTCGGGTCGGCGACCTTCCAGCGCTACGCCATGTTCGGGTCGGCGACCTTCCAGAGCGATGCCCGGTTCGGGCAGGCGGTTTTCGAGCAGTCGGTCAGCCTCGGGCCGTTGGTGTGCGCGGGGCGGATGAAGTTGTCCGGCGCGGTGTTCGGCGGCCCGGCGACCCTCTCCTTCGCCGCACGCCGCCTGGAGTGTCGGCGGACCCGCTGGTCGTCTACCGCCGAGTTGCGTCTGCGCTACGCCACGGTGGACTTCGCCCACGCGGTCTTCGAATACCCCCTCACGATCGCCGCGGAAGCCGACCCCTTCGTTCTCCCCGACGGCCAGCCGGTGGCAGAACAGGCTCTGGCCGACGCGCCCGACGCCACGGTGCGCATAGCCTCGCTGCGTGGCGTGGACGCGGCGCATCTGGTCCTCGCGGACGTCGACCTGTCGGGGTGCCTGTTCACCGGGACCGTGCACCTGGACCAGCTGCGGCTGGAGGGCAACTGCTCCTTCGATGCAGTCCCGCCGCGTACGCACTGGGGGCGCTGGCGCCCCGTACGGTTCACCCAGCGCCGTACCCTCGCCGAAGAACACCACTGGCGCGCGAGCCGGCCGGCGGCAGTCCGGGGCTGGAACGTGGCGGTGCTCGGAACTGGACGTGTCGGGCCGTTGCAACTGGCGCCGGTGTACCGGGCGCTGCGCAAAGCGTTCGAGGATGGCAAACACGAGCCGGGGGCGGCCGACTTCTACTACGGGGAGATGGAGATGCGCCGCCACGCCGACCACATCCCCCGAAGCGAACGGAGCCTTCTGACCGCTTACTGGGCACTGTCCGGCTACGGTCTGCGCGCCTCCCGGGCCCTGGGCTGGCTCGCTGCCGCCATGCTCATCACCATCATGCTGCTCGTGGGCTTCGGGCTCCCGAAGGATTTCCCGAAGCAGGAAGCGACCGGCACCGTGCCGCCCGGCGGAGGCAAGGTCACCTTCGAGATCGACAAGGCTGATCCCCAGAACCCCACGGGGACCGGTTCACCGGCGAGCGCTTCGAGAAGGCCCTGAACGTCACGCTCAACTCGGTGGTGTTCCGCTCCTCCGGCCAGGACCTGACCACCACCGGCACCTACATCGAGATGGCGTCCCGCGTGACCGAGCCGGTCCTGTTGGGCCTGGCGGTCCTGGCCGTTCGTAACCGCGTGAAACGCTGACCTATCGCCCGACGGCCAGGTCCAAGCAGAGCGCCGCACTGAAACAAATGGTGCGCTCGCTCGGTCAGATGTCGCCGCACCAGAGATTTCAGCGCCCAGGTCACCGGGCCGCCAACTGGCGTGGTGCGCGGATCATGCTCTCCTTGG containing:
- a CDS encoding pentapeptide repeat-containing protein: MPHPSSEPSPTPPAWPHCGHGTTPVDPVGCRGIHVPGHTACLAHLDDTDRDAYLAGLTPGADIDHCGTTFTQPLLDALLDALRDPATGHPHFGDAGFGSATFQGRALFGSATFRGDAMFESAIFEGDAGFRLATFEGYAMFGSATFQGRALFGSATFEGDAGFGSATFQRDAGFWSATFEDYADFESATFEGDAGFRSATFQGGAGFGSATFQGGADFGSATFEGDAGFRSATFEGGADFESATFQGGAGFWSATFQDYAMFGSATFQDYAMFGSATFQRYAMFGSATFQSDARFGQAVFEQSVSLGPLVCAGRMKLSGAVFGGPATLSFAARRLECRRTRWSSTAELRLRYATVDFAHAVFEYPLTIAAEADPFVLPDGQPVAEQALADAPDATVRIASLRGVDAAHLVLADVDLSGCLFTGTVHLDQLRLEGNCSFDAVPPRTHWGRWRPVRFTQRRTLAEEHHWRASRPAAVRGWNVAVLGTGRVGPLQLAPVYRALRKAFEDGKHEPGAADFYYGEMEMRRHADHIPRSERSLLTAYWALSGYGLRASRALGWLAAAMLITIMLLVGFGLPKDFPKQEATGTVPPGGGKVTFEIDKADPQNPTGTGSPASASRRP